One segment of Cinclus cinclus chromosome 30, bCinCin1.1, whole genome shotgun sequence DNA contains the following:
- the LARP4 gene encoding la-related protein 4 isoform X3, with protein MVRPGRAPDALGAPGRGGGGGRGAGGTGRAGRRGRRRSPRVPIAAPGTGERGPAGRGGTMLLFVEVTSKGAGLNPNAKVWQEVPQGSGEAVPPTNGTEHTWQETAAAQGTPAEGNIEISEDSCKQYEVMYSPSCEATRNGTGVDEASANGIVLATEDLGYQIYEVSGDGSSTVSTEDIRECLRKQLEFCFSRENLSKDLYLMSQMDSDQFVPIWTIANMEGIKKLTTDMDLILEVLRSSPMVQVDERGEKVRPNHKRCIIILREIPETTPIEEVKALFKNENCPKVISCEFAHNNNWYVTFQSDTDAQQAFKYLREEVKTFQGKPVMARIKAINTFFAKNGYRVVDSSVYPQPVQTQAQFASPLFMQPVYSPQQYSIYSIVPQTWSPNPAPYFETPLAPFPNGGFVNGFNTPGSYKTNAASLSIGRPFHRNRVKPHFRSSSSSEHPEGPPGAGALPMGDLSRTSSRNFVMERHNSSLSGHQEQGYSQKDCPTAQLEQNGDYGVGRGRRNVFRGRRRREDDRVSRPQSSAETKTQTPKFDLLASNFPPLPGSTAKILGEPVLESRMSDIVKGVCKEKESKDSLSPCPAPALDEQTQTSTAQPPVPSVSSPSQTEPVVLSMVQPESKPEEASAPKDVASPASPPASVCPVSAAKPPRTNTSSPSAQASAAPALSTQEPRKLSYAEVCQKPPKEPPPAPIQPLREHRTNVVPPAKNEENGTAEKAPEKAPHERAEGRMKDFSGFRGSGAPRGAAGKIREQRRQFGRRSSPQGAPRRFVGKEQFVPPRSPK; from the exons ATGGTCCGTCCCGGCCGTGCCCCGGATGCGCTCGGTGCGCCCGGaagaggcggcggcggcgggcggggagcgggcgggacgggccgggccgggcggcgcgGCCGGAGGCGGAGCCCGCGTGTCCCGATCGCCGCTCCGGGCACCGGGGAGCGCGGGCCCGCCGGCCGCGGCGGCACGATGCTGCTGTTCGTGGAG GTAACATCCAAAGGTGCTGGCTTGAACCCCAACGCAAAAGTGTGGCAAGAAGtgccccagggcagtggtgagGCCGTGCCCCCCACCAATGGCACAGAGCACACGTGGCaggagacagcagcagcccaggggaCTCCAGCTGAGG GTAACATAGAGATCTCAGAGGACAGCTGCAAGCAGTATGAAGTGATGTATTCCCCATCCTGTGAAGCCACAAGGAATGGCACAGGAGTTGATGAGGCATCAGCAAATGGAATTGTCCTGGCGACTGAAGACCTGGGATACCAAATCTACGAAGTGTCTG GTGATGGCAGCTCCACTGTGTCCACAGAAGACATAAGAGAATGTTTGAGAAAACAGCTTGAATTCTGCTTCTCACG AGAGAATCTTTCAAAGGATCTGTACTTGATGTCTCAGATGGACAGTGATCAATTTGTTCCAATATGGACAATTGCCAACATGGAAGGGATTAAGAAGCTGACAACAGATATGGACCTTATTCTTGAAGTTTTGAGAT cttctcCAATGGTACAAGTGGATGAAAGGGGGGAGAAAGTCAGACCAAACCACAAACGATGTATTATCATTCTCCGTGAGATCCCTGAAACAACACCTATAGAg GAGGTGAAGGCTCTGTTCAAGAATGAGAACTGCCCCAAGGTGATAAGCTGTGAGTTTGCTCACAACAACAACTGGTACGTTACATTCCAGTCCGACACAGACGCGCAACAG GCGTTCAAATACTTAAGGGAAGAAGTGAAAACCTTTCAGGGCAAGCCAGTAATG GCCAGGATAAAAGCCATCAACACATTTTTTGCAAAGAATGGATACCGGGTGGTGGATTCCAGTGTGTatccccagcctgtgcagaCCCAAGCCCAGTTTGCCTCCCCCCTGTTTATGCAGCCTGTATATAGCCCTCAGCAGTACTCCATTTACAGCATCGTGCCTCAGACGTGGTCTCCAAATCCTGCACCTTACTTTGAGACACCACTG GCCCCGTTTCCCAACGGTGGATTTGTGAATGGCTTTAATACACCAGGATCATATAAAACAAATGCTGCTTCTCTGAGTATAGGTCGCCCATTCCACAGGAATCG GGTGAAGCCCCATTTCcgctcctccagcagctcagagcaccCAGAGGGGCCCCCTGGTGCTGGGGCCCTGCCCATGGGAGACCTGAGCAGAACCAGCTCAAGGAATTTTGTCATGGAGAGACACAACAGCTCCTTAAGTGGGCACCAAGAGCAAGGATATTCCCAGAAGGATTGTCCCACGGCGCAGCTGGAGCAGAACGGCGATTACGGCGTCGGCAGGGGCAG GAGGAACGTGTTCAGAGGTCGGAGGAGACGGGAGGACGACCGAGTTTCA AGACCTCAGTCTTCAGCAGAAACAAAGACTCAGACACCAAAGTTTGACTTGCTTGCATCCAATTTCCCACCTttgcctggcagcacagcaaaaaTTCTGGGAGAGcctgtgctggagagcaggatgTCTGACATTGTTAAAGGAGTCTGCAAAGAGAAG gaaagcaaagactccctgtccccctgccctgctcctgctctggatGAACAAACCCAGACCAGCACTGCCCAACCACCCGTGCCCAGCGTGAGCTCCCCGAGCCAGACTGAGCCTGTGGTGCTGAG CATGGTTCAGCCAGAGAGCAAACCAGAAGAAGCGTCTGCTCCGAAAGACGTGGCCAGCCCGGCTTCTCCGCCGGCGTCCGTGTGTCCCGTCAGTGCTGCAAAGCCTCCCAGGACAAACACCTCCTCACCTTCTGCTCAAGCtagtgcagctcctgctctgtcaACACAG GAGCCTCGCAAGCTCAGTTACGCTGAAGTTTGCCAGAAGCCCCCAAAGGAGCCGCCTCCAGCCCCTATCCAACCTCTGAGGGAACATCGCACCAACGTCGTTCCCCCTGCCAAAAACGAGGAGAACGGCACAGCggagaaggctccagagaaGGCTCCTCACGAGAGGGCCGAAGGTCGAATGAAGGATTTCTCCGGGTTCCGCGGCAGCGGAGCTCCCAGGGGAGCCGCTGGAAAAATCAGGGAACAGAGGCGCCAGTTTGGACGCAGATCTTCTCCTCAGGGAGCGCCACGCCGC TTCGTGGGCAAGGAGCAGTTCGTGCCACCCCGGTCACCAAAGTAA
- the LARP4 gene encoding la-related protein 4 isoform X2 gives MVRPGRAPDALGAPGRGGGGGRGAGGTGRAGRRGRRRSPRVPIAAPGTGERGPAGRGGTMLLFVEQVTSKGAGLNPNAKVWQEVPQGSGEAVPPTNGTEHTWQETAAAQGTPAEGNIEISEDSCKQYEVMYSPSCEATRNGTGVDEASANGIVLATEDLGYQIYEVSGDGSSTVSTEDIRECLRKQLEFCFSRENLSKDLYLMSQMDSDQFVPIWTIANMEGIKKLTTDMDLILEVLRSSPMVQVDERGEKVRPNHKRCIIILREIPETTPIEEVKALFKNENCPKVISCEFAHNNNWYVTFQSDTDAQQAFKYLREEVKTFQGKPVMARIKAINTFFAKNGYRVVDSSVYPQPVQTQAQFASPLFMQPVYSPQQYSIYSIVPQTWSPNPAPYFETPLAPFPNGGFVNGFNTPGSYKTNAASLSIGRPFHRNRVKPHFRSSSSSEHPEGPPGAGALPMGDLSRTSSRNFVMERHNSSLSGHQEQGYSQKDCPTAQLEQNGDYGVGRGRRNVFRGRRRREDDRVSRPQSSAETKTQTPKFDLLASNFPPLPGSTAKILGEPVLESRMSDIVKGVCKEKESKDSLSPCPAPALDEQTQTSTAQPPVPSVSSPSQTEPVVLSMVQPESKPEEASAPKDVASPASPPASVCPVSAAKPPRTNTSSPSAQASAAPALSTQEPRKLSYAEVCQKPPKEPPPAPIQPLREHRTNVVPPAKNEENGTAEKAPEKAPHERAEGRMKDFSGFRGSGAPRGAAGKIREQRRQFGRRSSPQGAPRRFVGKEQFVPPRSPK, from the exons ATGGTCCGTCCCGGCCGTGCCCCGGATGCGCTCGGTGCGCCCGGaagaggcggcggcggcgggcggggagcgggcgggacgggccgggccgggcggcgcgGCCGGAGGCGGAGCCCGCGTGTCCCGATCGCCGCTCCGGGCACCGGGGAGCGCGGGCCCGCCGGCCGCGGCGGCACGATGCTGCTGTTCGTGGAG CAGGTAACATCCAAAGGTGCTGGCTTGAACCCCAACGCAAAAGTGTGGCAAGAAGtgccccagggcagtggtgagGCCGTGCCCCCCACCAATGGCACAGAGCACACGTGGCaggagacagcagcagcccaggggaCTCCAGCTGAGG GTAACATAGAGATCTCAGAGGACAGCTGCAAGCAGTATGAAGTGATGTATTCCCCATCCTGTGAAGCCACAAGGAATGGCACAGGAGTTGATGAGGCATCAGCAAATGGAATTGTCCTGGCGACTGAAGACCTGGGATACCAAATCTACGAAGTGTCTG GTGATGGCAGCTCCACTGTGTCCACAGAAGACATAAGAGAATGTTTGAGAAAACAGCTTGAATTCTGCTTCTCACG AGAGAATCTTTCAAAGGATCTGTACTTGATGTCTCAGATGGACAGTGATCAATTTGTTCCAATATGGACAATTGCCAACATGGAAGGGATTAAGAAGCTGACAACAGATATGGACCTTATTCTTGAAGTTTTGAGAT cttctcCAATGGTACAAGTGGATGAAAGGGGGGAGAAAGTCAGACCAAACCACAAACGATGTATTATCATTCTCCGTGAGATCCCTGAAACAACACCTATAGAg GAGGTGAAGGCTCTGTTCAAGAATGAGAACTGCCCCAAGGTGATAAGCTGTGAGTTTGCTCACAACAACAACTGGTACGTTACATTCCAGTCCGACACAGACGCGCAACAG GCGTTCAAATACTTAAGGGAAGAAGTGAAAACCTTTCAGGGCAAGCCAGTAATG GCCAGGATAAAAGCCATCAACACATTTTTTGCAAAGAATGGATACCGGGTGGTGGATTCCAGTGTGTatccccagcctgtgcagaCCCAAGCCCAGTTTGCCTCCCCCCTGTTTATGCAGCCTGTATATAGCCCTCAGCAGTACTCCATTTACAGCATCGTGCCTCAGACGTGGTCTCCAAATCCTGCACCTTACTTTGAGACACCACTG GCCCCGTTTCCCAACGGTGGATTTGTGAATGGCTTTAATACACCAGGATCATATAAAACAAATGCTGCTTCTCTGAGTATAGGTCGCCCATTCCACAGGAATCG GGTGAAGCCCCATTTCcgctcctccagcagctcagagcaccCAGAGGGGCCCCCTGGTGCTGGGGCCCTGCCCATGGGAGACCTGAGCAGAACCAGCTCAAGGAATTTTGTCATGGAGAGACACAACAGCTCCTTAAGTGGGCACCAAGAGCAAGGATATTCCCAGAAGGATTGTCCCACGGCGCAGCTGGAGCAGAACGGCGATTACGGCGTCGGCAGGGGCAG GAGGAACGTGTTCAGAGGTCGGAGGAGACGGGAGGACGACCGAGTTTCA AGACCTCAGTCTTCAGCAGAAACAAAGACTCAGACACCAAAGTTTGACTTGCTTGCATCCAATTTCCCACCTttgcctggcagcacagcaaaaaTTCTGGGAGAGcctgtgctggagagcaggatgTCTGACATTGTTAAAGGAGTCTGCAAAGAGAAG gaaagcaaagactccctgtccccctgccctgctcctgctctggatGAACAAACCCAGACCAGCACTGCCCAACCACCCGTGCCCAGCGTGAGCTCCCCGAGCCAGACTGAGCCTGTGGTGCTGAG CATGGTTCAGCCAGAGAGCAAACCAGAAGAAGCGTCTGCTCCGAAAGACGTGGCCAGCCCGGCTTCTCCGCCGGCGTCCGTGTGTCCCGTCAGTGCTGCAAAGCCTCCCAGGACAAACACCTCCTCACCTTCTGCTCAAGCtagtgcagctcctgctctgtcaACACAG GAGCCTCGCAAGCTCAGTTACGCTGAAGTTTGCCAGAAGCCCCCAAAGGAGCCGCCTCCAGCCCCTATCCAACCTCTGAGGGAACATCGCACCAACGTCGTTCCCCCTGCCAAAAACGAGGAGAACGGCACAGCggagaaggctccagagaaGGCTCCTCACGAGAGGGCCGAAGGTCGAATGAAGGATTTCTCCGGGTTCCGCGGCAGCGGAGCTCCCAGGGGAGCCGCTGGAAAAATCAGGGAACAGAGGCGCCAGTTTGGACGCAGATCTTCTCCTCAGGGAGCGCCACGCCGC TTCGTGGGCAAGGAGCAGTTCGTGCCACCCCGGTCACCAAAGTAA
- the LARP4 gene encoding la-related protein 4 isoform X1, with translation MVRPGRAPDALGAPGRGGGGGRGAGGTGRAGRRGRRRSPRVPIAAPGTGERGPAGRGGTMLLFVEQVTSKGAGLNPNAKVWQEVPQGSGEAVPPTNGTEHTWQETAAAQGTPAEGNIEISEDSCKQYEVMYSPSCEATRNGTGVDEASANGIVLATEDLGYQIYEVSGDGSSTVSTEDIRECLRKQLEFCFSRENLSKDLYLMSQMDSDQFVPIWTIANMEGIKKLTTDMDLILEVLRSSPMVQVDERGEKVRPNHKRCIIILREIPETTPIEEVKALFKNENCPKVISCEFAHNNNWYVTFQSDTDAQQAFKYLREEVKTFQGKPVMARIKAINTFFAKNGYRVVDSSVYPQPVQTQAQFASPLFMQPVYSPQQYSIYSIVPQTWSPNPAPYFETPLAPFPNGGFVNGFNTPGSYKTNAASLSIGRPFHRNRVKPHFRSSSSSEHPEGPPGAGALPMGDLSRTSSRNFVMERHNSSLSGHQEQGYSQKDCPTAQLEQNGDYGVGRGRRNVFRGRRRREDDRVSRPQSSAETKTQTPKFDLLASNFPPLPGSTAKILGEPVLESRMSDIVKGVCKEKESKDSLSPCPAPALDEQTQTSTAQPPVPSVSSPSQTEPVVLSMVQPESKPEEASAPKDVASPASPPASVCPVSAAKPPRTNTSSPSAQASAAPALSTQEPRKLSYAEVCQKPPKEPPPAPIQPLREHRTNVVPPAKNEENGTAEKAPEKAPHERAEGRMKDFSGFRGSGAPRGAAGKIREQRRQFGRRSSPQGAPRRVGKEQFVGKEQFVGKEQFVGKEQFVGKEQFVGKEQFVPPRSPK, from the exons ATGGTCCGTCCCGGCCGTGCCCCGGATGCGCTCGGTGCGCCCGGaagaggcggcggcggcgggcggggagcgggcgggacgggccgggccgggcggcgcgGCCGGAGGCGGAGCCCGCGTGTCCCGATCGCCGCTCCGGGCACCGGGGAGCGCGGGCCCGCCGGCCGCGGCGGCACGATGCTGCTGTTCGTGGAG CAGGTAACATCCAAAGGTGCTGGCTTGAACCCCAACGCAAAAGTGTGGCAAGAAGtgccccagggcagtggtgagGCCGTGCCCCCCACCAATGGCACAGAGCACACGTGGCaggagacagcagcagcccaggggaCTCCAGCTGAGG GTAACATAGAGATCTCAGAGGACAGCTGCAAGCAGTATGAAGTGATGTATTCCCCATCCTGTGAAGCCACAAGGAATGGCACAGGAGTTGATGAGGCATCAGCAAATGGAATTGTCCTGGCGACTGAAGACCTGGGATACCAAATCTACGAAGTGTCTG GTGATGGCAGCTCCACTGTGTCCACAGAAGACATAAGAGAATGTTTGAGAAAACAGCTTGAATTCTGCTTCTCACG AGAGAATCTTTCAAAGGATCTGTACTTGATGTCTCAGATGGACAGTGATCAATTTGTTCCAATATGGACAATTGCCAACATGGAAGGGATTAAGAAGCTGACAACAGATATGGACCTTATTCTTGAAGTTTTGAGAT cttctcCAATGGTACAAGTGGATGAAAGGGGGGAGAAAGTCAGACCAAACCACAAACGATGTATTATCATTCTCCGTGAGATCCCTGAAACAACACCTATAGAg GAGGTGAAGGCTCTGTTCAAGAATGAGAACTGCCCCAAGGTGATAAGCTGTGAGTTTGCTCACAACAACAACTGGTACGTTACATTCCAGTCCGACACAGACGCGCAACAG GCGTTCAAATACTTAAGGGAAGAAGTGAAAACCTTTCAGGGCAAGCCAGTAATG GCCAGGATAAAAGCCATCAACACATTTTTTGCAAAGAATGGATACCGGGTGGTGGATTCCAGTGTGTatccccagcctgtgcagaCCCAAGCCCAGTTTGCCTCCCCCCTGTTTATGCAGCCTGTATATAGCCCTCAGCAGTACTCCATTTACAGCATCGTGCCTCAGACGTGGTCTCCAAATCCTGCACCTTACTTTGAGACACCACTG GCCCCGTTTCCCAACGGTGGATTTGTGAATGGCTTTAATACACCAGGATCATATAAAACAAATGCTGCTTCTCTGAGTATAGGTCGCCCATTCCACAGGAATCG GGTGAAGCCCCATTTCcgctcctccagcagctcagagcaccCAGAGGGGCCCCCTGGTGCTGGGGCCCTGCCCATGGGAGACCTGAGCAGAACCAGCTCAAGGAATTTTGTCATGGAGAGACACAACAGCTCCTTAAGTGGGCACCAAGAGCAAGGATATTCCCAGAAGGATTGTCCCACGGCGCAGCTGGAGCAGAACGGCGATTACGGCGTCGGCAGGGGCAG GAGGAACGTGTTCAGAGGTCGGAGGAGACGGGAGGACGACCGAGTTTCA AGACCTCAGTCTTCAGCAGAAACAAAGACTCAGACACCAAAGTTTGACTTGCTTGCATCCAATTTCCCACCTttgcctggcagcacagcaaaaaTTCTGGGAGAGcctgtgctggagagcaggatgTCTGACATTGTTAAAGGAGTCTGCAAAGAGAAG gaaagcaaagactccctgtccccctgccctgctcctgctctggatGAACAAACCCAGACCAGCACTGCCCAACCACCCGTGCCCAGCGTGAGCTCCCCGAGCCAGACTGAGCCTGTGGTGCTGAG CATGGTTCAGCCAGAGAGCAAACCAGAAGAAGCGTCTGCTCCGAAAGACGTGGCCAGCCCGGCTTCTCCGCCGGCGTCCGTGTGTCCCGTCAGTGCTGCAAAGCCTCCCAGGACAAACACCTCCTCACCTTCTGCTCAAGCtagtgcagctcctgctctgtcaACACAG GAGCCTCGCAAGCTCAGTTACGCTGAAGTTTGCCAGAAGCCCCCAAAGGAGCCGCCTCCAGCCCCTATCCAACCTCTGAGGGAACATCGCACCAACGTCGTTCCCCCTGCCAAAAACGAGGAGAACGGCACAGCggagaaggctccagagaaGGCTCCTCACGAGAGGGCCGAAGGTCGAATGAAGGATTTCTCCGGGTTCCGCGGCAGCGGAGCTCCCAGGGGAGCCGCTGGAAAAATCAGGGAACAGAGGCGCCAGTTTGGACGCAGATCTTCTCCTCAGGGAGCGCCACGCCGCGTGGGCAAGGAGCAGTTCGTGGGCAAGGAGCAGTTCGTGGGCAAGGAGCAGTTCGTGGGCAAGGAGCAGTTCGTGGGCAAGGAGCAGTTCGTGGGCAAGGAGCAGTTCGTGCCACCCCGGTCACCAAAGTAA
- the LARP4 gene encoding la-related protein 4 isoform X4, which translates to MLSDVNKERLKATLLMEQVTSKGAGLNPNAKVWQEVPQGSGEAVPPTNGTEHTWQETAAAQGTPAEGNIEISEDSCKQYEVMYSPSCEATRNGTGVDEASANGIVLATEDLGYQIYEVSGDGSSTVSTEDIRECLRKQLEFCFSRENLSKDLYLMSQMDSDQFVPIWTIANMEGIKKLTTDMDLILEVLRSSPMVQVDERGEKVRPNHKRCIIILREIPETTPIEEVKALFKNENCPKVISCEFAHNNNWYVTFQSDTDAQQAFKYLREEVKTFQGKPVMARIKAINTFFAKNGYRVVDSSVYPQPVQTQAQFASPLFMQPVYSPQQYSIYSIVPQTWSPNPAPYFETPLAPFPNGGFVNGFNTPGSYKTNAASLSIGRPFHRNRVKPHFRSSSSSEHPEGPPGAGALPMGDLSRTSSRNFVMERHNSSLSGHQEQGYSQKDCPTAQLEQNGDYGVGRGRRNVFRGRRRREDDRVSRPQSSAETKTQTPKFDLLASNFPPLPGSTAKILGEPVLESRMSDIVKGVCKEKESKDSLSPCPAPALDEQTQTSTAQPPVPSVSSPSQTEPVVLSMVQPESKPEEASAPKDVASPASPPASVCPVSAAKPPRTNTSSPSAQASAAPALSTQEPRKLSYAEVCQKPPKEPPPAPIQPLREHRTNVVPPAKNEENGTAEKAPEKAPHERAEGRMKDFSGFRGSGAPRGAAGKIREQRRQFGRRSSPQGAPRRVGKEQFVGKEQFVGKEQFVGKEQFVGKEQFVGKEQFVPPRSPK; encoded by the exons ATGTTGTCGGATGTCAATAAAGAGAGGTTGAAGGCAACACTTCTAATGGAG CAGGTAACATCCAAAGGTGCTGGCTTGAACCCCAACGCAAAAGTGTGGCAAGAAGtgccccagggcagtggtgagGCCGTGCCCCCCACCAATGGCACAGAGCACACGTGGCaggagacagcagcagcccaggggaCTCCAGCTGAGG GTAACATAGAGATCTCAGAGGACAGCTGCAAGCAGTATGAAGTGATGTATTCCCCATCCTGTGAAGCCACAAGGAATGGCACAGGAGTTGATGAGGCATCAGCAAATGGAATTGTCCTGGCGACTGAAGACCTGGGATACCAAATCTACGAAGTGTCTG GTGATGGCAGCTCCACTGTGTCCACAGAAGACATAAGAGAATGTTTGAGAAAACAGCTTGAATTCTGCTTCTCACG AGAGAATCTTTCAAAGGATCTGTACTTGATGTCTCAGATGGACAGTGATCAATTTGTTCCAATATGGACAATTGCCAACATGGAAGGGATTAAGAAGCTGACAACAGATATGGACCTTATTCTTGAAGTTTTGAGAT cttctcCAATGGTACAAGTGGATGAAAGGGGGGAGAAAGTCAGACCAAACCACAAACGATGTATTATCATTCTCCGTGAGATCCCTGAAACAACACCTATAGAg GAGGTGAAGGCTCTGTTCAAGAATGAGAACTGCCCCAAGGTGATAAGCTGTGAGTTTGCTCACAACAACAACTGGTACGTTACATTCCAGTCCGACACAGACGCGCAACAG GCGTTCAAATACTTAAGGGAAGAAGTGAAAACCTTTCAGGGCAAGCCAGTAATG GCCAGGATAAAAGCCATCAACACATTTTTTGCAAAGAATGGATACCGGGTGGTGGATTCCAGTGTGTatccccagcctgtgcagaCCCAAGCCCAGTTTGCCTCCCCCCTGTTTATGCAGCCTGTATATAGCCCTCAGCAGTACTCCATTTACAGCATCGTGCCTCAGACGTGGTCTCCAAATCCTGCACCTTACTTTGAGACACCACTG GCCCCGTTTCCCAACGGTGGATTTGTGAATGGCTTTAATACACCAGGATCATATAAAACAAATGCTGCTTCTCTGAGTATAGGTCGCCCATTCCACAGGAATCG GGTGAAGCCCCATTTCcgctcctccagcagctcagagcaccCAGAGGGGCCCCCTGGTGCTGGGGCCCTGCCCATGGGAGACCTGAGCAGAACCAGCTCAAGGAATTTTGTCATGGAGAGACACAACAGCTCCTTAAGTGGGCACCAAGAGCAAGGATATTCCCAGAAGGATTGTCCCACGGCGCAGCTGGAGCAGAACGGCGATTACGGCGTCGGCAGGGGCAG GAGGAACGTGTTCAGAGGTCGGAGGAGACGGGAGGACGACCGAGTTTCA AGACCTCAGTCTTCAGCAGAAACAAAGACTCAGACACCAAAGTTTGACTTGCTTGCATCCAATTTCCCACCTttgcctggcagcacagcaaaaaTTCTGGGAGAGcctgtgctggagagcaggatgTCTGACATTGTTAAAGGAGTCTGCAAAGAGAAG gaaagcaaagactccctgtccccctgccctgctcctgctctggatGAACAAACCCAGACCAGCACTGCCCAACCACCCGTGCCCAGCGTGAGCTCCCCGAGCCAGACTGAGCCTGTGGTGCTGAG CATGGTTCAGCCAGAGAGCAAACCAGAAGAAGCGTCTGCTCCGAAAGACGTGGCCAGCCCGGCTTCTCCGCCGGCGTCCGTGTGTCCCGTCAGTGCTGCAAAGCCTCCCAGGACAAACACCTCCTCACCTTCTGCTCAAGCtagtgcagctcctgctctgtcaACACAG GAGCCTCGCAAGCTCAGTTACGCTGAAGTTTGCCAGAAGCCCCCAAAGGAGCCGCCTCCAGCCCCTATCCAACCTCTGAGGGAACATCGCACCAACGTCGTTCCCCCTGCCAAAAACGAGGAGAACGGCACAGCggagaaggctccagagaaGGCTCCTCACGAGAGGGCCGAAGGTCGAATGAAGGATTTCTCCGGGTTCCGCGGCAGCGGAGCTCCCAGGGGAGCCGCTGGAAAAATCAGGGAACAGAGGCGCCAGTTTGGACGCAGATCTTCTCCTCAGGGAGCGCCACGCCGCGTGGGCAAGGAGCAGTTCGTGGGCAAGGAGCAGTTCGTGGGCAAGGAGCAGTTCGTGGGCAAGGAGCAGTTCGTGGGCAAGGAGCAGTTCGTGGGCAAGGAGCAGTTCGTGCCACCCCGGTCACCAAAGTAA